ATTGCCCAGCGCGGTATCGACCATGCGCCGCTGGAGCTCCAGCGGCACCGCGGCCAGCGGGATCAGCAGCCCTGAGAAGAGGCAAACCATCAATTGGCCCTTGCGGCAGGTGCGCCAGATGAAGCCATAGATCGAAGCCGGCATCGGCTCCAGCCCGGCCCGATCCTCGTCTCGCGGCCGATCTGGAAAGGTCGCCTCGCGCGAGGTCGCCGGCGGTGAGCGCTCGGCGCTGGGGTCGGGCGAGGCGACGGTCGTGGCTTGGGTCATCCGGCAGTAACGGATGAACCCGCCTCCGAATTCCCCCGATCCTGCATCGGGATGTTTGGCAGGCGGAGCAACGCATTGCGGGCACGCCGTTGAATTCTCGGGGGGCCGGAGCGGCTTTCGAGCTCGGCCCGTTACGGGCGGGCGCGCCTCTGCGGGGGCGGCGGAATGCGGAAGGACGCGGCGCTCTGGGTCTCGGCGGCATAGGCCGGATCGACGATCGCGACTTCGTTGTCCATGCAGAGCGAATGGTGATCGCGCTTGCCGGTGATCCAGCCGCGATGCCATTCGCCGTCCTGCACCAGCAGATCGCTGATATCGGCGACCTCGAAGCAGCGCCACCGCTCCTCGCCGGATTGGAGCGCATGGCTGGAGGTGCCGGCGAACTGCCAGGCGAAGAGATGCCATTTGCCCTGCTTGGTGCCGAGGACATGCGGGCAGGCCTGCCGGGCATGACCGTTGATCATGAAGGTCAATTGCCGGCGGTCCCTGATCGCGTCGGTGATCAGGACGACTTTGTCCATCAATGTCTGCATGGGCCACCTCCTTGAGGTTGGCGGCGAGACCGTATTCCTAAGGGCGCCGAAAGTCCAATCGCGCGCCGGGATTCCGGCGCCGGCCTGCGCGCGGCGGCGACGCGGGAAGCGCCGGAATCCCAACCCTACCGCGCCGATAACGGCGTCTCCGGCCTGCGACACCGCGATGGCGGAACGGCCCGGACAGGCGGGTCCGAGTCGTTCAACCTCCTTGGGAGATTCGCCAAGGCGGTGGTGGAGCCGGGCCGACTCATGTAAGACCTCGTTACATGGCGTGGTCGAAGGACAAGGGGCGGGGGCAGGGCCCGGGCGAGGAGCCCGGCAAGCGCGGCTATCATCACGGCAATCTGCGCGAGACGCTGATCCGCGCCGCCCTCGATTTGATCGGCGAGAAGGGGCCGGCCGGCTTCACCTTCGCCGATGCGGCGCGCTGGGCCGGGGTCAGCCCCGCCGCGCCCTACCGTCATTTCCGTGACCGCGATGCGCTCATGGCCGACGTCGCGCGCCAGGGGTTCGAGCGGTTCGAGGCCTTCCTCAAGACCGCCTGGAACGACGGAAGGCC
The nucleotide sequence above comes from Hypericibacter terrae. Encoded proteins:
- a CDS encoding WYL domain-containing protein; the encoded protein is MQTLMDKVVLITDAIRDRRQLTFMINGHARQACPHVLGTKQGKWHLFAWQFAGTSSHALQSGEERWRCFEVADISDLLVQDGEWHRGWITGKRDHHSLCMDNEVAIVDPAYAAETQSAASFRIPPPPQRRARP